A window of Solanum stenotomum isolate F172 chromosome 3, ASM1918654v1, whole genome shotgun sequence contains these coding sequences:
- the LOC125858961 gene encoding uncharacterized protein LOC125858961, protein MATEGDVNAASTTNVRPDGGKKARKGKKHQRSPEEMLLEPTPSEALTSHPPSTTEASDDERGEEPIDVTAGEEWVARVEVARQAVEILGRRLNVADGKFKTLEDFTLEETENIRKELEGRQRAEFEMKEAITSLECRLMEALSTIETMKAEMKALKEGGAAGGSSSLDRDREARVEAPKPPMFKGVRDAQEVENFLWHLENYFKCNGLKSDESKINTAVLYLSEMAMLWWRRKEAEIGKGTCTINTWEQFREEFKKAFFPNNVIYEAKRKFRELKQTGSIRAYVQEFTTLTLQIPNLTDDDMLFHFMDGLQNWARTELERRQVRTIDEAITQAEALTDFRQEKPDRARGEEMRGSHDHGGGDRGKGEEQRPHPKNHDTYKSDGKKSGRHGNMERKIEVANKGGCYICGGPHGYARCPELKSLGAILRERKEKDAQEQGQGAETTQLGLIGLCGAITKQPEKPKGYGAQYVDLKINGKPACALVDTGAEVNLMTKKAATRLGLSYKPSNAQLRTVNAPPTPVSGVAHGVSITLGEWQGKANFTVAPLDLFDIILGQEFFQQCHAVIDPYLQRLLVMEQGGSCMVPMVKVPKTEGQVRLTAMQLEKNPKKKESTSKATIASSKKDNGARRSLPPCMKKVPKENDAVMPKKLPRRAHPKKEMSHKSELRGLWKMLKALRKGLNRVNGLLVAHVQGSDDDVVAMRRGRRINRWGRVSRPATSQ, encoded by the coding sequence ATGGCAACCGAAGGGGACGTAAACGCCGCTAGCACCACCAACGTCCGCCCGGATGGTGGAAAGAAGGCCCGAAAGGGTAAGAAGCACCAAAGGAGTCCTGAGGAAATGCTGCTGGAACCTACACCAAGCGAGGCGCTAACATCTCATCCACCTTCGACCACCGAAGCAAGTGACGATGAACGTGGCGAGGAGCCTATTGACGTCACCGCTGGAGAAGAATGGGTCGCAAGGGTTGAAGTGGCGAGGCAGGCCGTGGAGATATTAGGCCGGCGTTTGAACGTGGCTGATGGCAAGTTCAAGACTCTTGAGGACTTCACCCTTGAAGAGACCGAAAACATCCGTAAGGAGTTGGAGGGACGTCAGCGGGCCGAGTTTGAGATGAAGGAGGCTATCACTTCCTTGGAGTGTCGGCTCATGGAGGCGTTGAGCACGATTGAGACCATGAAGGCCGAGATGAAAGCACTCAAGGAAGGTGGGGCAGCTGGAGGATCATCGTCGCTTGATCGAGATAGGGAGGCCAGGGTCGAGGCTCCCAAGCCACCTATGTTCAAAGGCGTCCGTGACGCGCAAGAGGTGGAGAATTTCCTTTGGCatttggagaattacttcaagtgCAACGGGCTGAAGAGCGACGAGAGTAAGATCAACACCGCTGTGTTGTATCTTTCGGAGATGGCCATGCTATGGTGGAGGCGCAAGGAGGCCGAGATAGGGAAGGGGACGTGCACCATCAACACCTGGGAGCAATTCCGggaggagttcaagaaagccttcttCCCTAACAACGTCATCTATGAGGCGAAACGCAAGTTTAGGGAGCTGAAGCAAACAGGTAGCATCCGCGCATATGTGCAGGAGTTCACTACCCTCACACTTCAAATTCCTAACCTCACGGATGATGATatgttgttccacttcatggaTGGGCTACAAAATTGGGCCAGGACGGAGTTGGAACGTCGGCAAGTCAGGACCATAGATGAAGCTATCACGCAGGCCGAAGCTTTGACAGACTTCAGGCAGGAGAAGCCCGACAGAGCCAGAGGAGAAGAGATGAGAGGTAGTCATGACCATGGTGGGGGAGATCGTGGCAAAGGCGAGGAGCAGCggccacatcccaagaatcatgATACCTACAAGTCCGATGGCAAGAAGTCTGGACGTCATGGCAACATGGAGAGGAAGATAGAGGTTGCCAACAAAGGTGGCTGCTACATATGCGGCGGGCCGCATGGTTATGCAAGGTGCCCTGAACTGAAGAGCCTTGGTGCCATCCTGCGAGAGCGGAAGGAGAAAGACGCCCAGGAGCAAGGACAAGGCGCAGAGACGACGCAGTTGGGCTTGATAGGACTATGCGGAGCCATCACGAAGCAACCAGAGAAGCCAAAAGGATACGGCGCGCAGTATGTCGACCTCAAGATCAATGGAAAACCCGCTTGTGCTTTGGTCGACACGGGTGCAGAGGTCAATCTCATGACCAAAAAGGCAGCAACGAGGTTGGGGCTAAGTTACAAGCCAAGTAACGCCCAACTCAGGACGGTCAATGCACCCCCGACTCCTGTGAGTGGAGTTGCGCATGGAGTGAGCATCACGCTAGGCGAGTGGCAAGGTAAGGCCAACTTCACTGTCGCTCCTTTAGATCTCTTCGACATAATTCTTGGGCAGGAGTTCTTCCAGCAGTGCCACGCAGTGATCGACCCTTACCTCCAACGACTTCTAGTCATGGAGCAAGGAGGATCATGTATGGTGCCCATGGTCAAGGTGCCGAAGACGGAAGGACAAGTCCGCCTAACGGCCATGCAGCTCGAGAAAAACCCTAAGAAGAAGGAGTCGACATCTAAAGCCACCATTGCAAGTTCGAAGAAGGACAATGGTGCAAGAAGGTCCTTGCCACCGTGCATGAAGAAAGTGCCAAAAGAGAACGATGCCGTGATGCCAAAGAAGCTGCCGAGGCGTGCACATCCTAAGAAGGAGATGAGCCATAAGTCCGAGTTAAGAGGGCTATGGAAGATGTTGAAGGCGTTGCGCAAGGGCCTTAATCGAGTCAATGGACTATTGGTCGCGCACGTACAAGGCTCGGATGACGATGTAGTGGCAATGCGACGCGGTCGTCGCATCAATAGGTGGGGGAGagtgtcacgtcccgccactTCGCAGTAG